A stretch of Bordetella genomosp. 13 DNA encodes these proteins:
- a CDS encoding exopolysaccharide biosynthesis protein: MSTDIQPGADDVEENPDPQPVLVVHADAGERHGARYRRRAWRAAPKLSAMLDRLEHLARRDCECSVERMLNAVGRTSFAPLILIAGLFIISPIGHVIGVPTTAAILVGLSALQIVMGRSYIWLPRWLLRRKVKRTLLLRAIRLLRPLARVTEACCKSRMRWMTGDVGTRAVAGLCLAVCIVMPPLEVVPMANSICGAVLALFGLALTSRDGLLMSLTLLLGVSGLLFLLLPA, from the coding sequence GTGAGTACCGATATCCAGCCAGGCGCCGACGACGTGGAAGAAAATCCCGATCCCCAACCCGTGTTGGTCGTGCACGCCGACGCCGGCGAGAGGCATGGCGCTCGCTATCGCCGACGAGCCTGGCGCGCGGCGCCCAAGCTGTCGGCCATGCTGGACCGCCTGGAACACCTGGCCAGGCGCGACTGCGAATGTTCCGTAGAACGCATGCTCAACGCCGTCGGGCGCACCAGCTTCGCGCCGCTCATTCTGATCGCCGGGCTGTTCATCATTTCGCCAATTGGCCACGTCATCGGGGTGCCCACCACGGCCGCGATCCTGGTGGGGCTGAGCGCTTTGCAGATCGTCATGGGGCGCAGCTATATCTGGCTGCCGCGCTGGCTGCTGCGCCGAAAGGTCAAGCGCACGCTGTTGTTGCGCGCCATCCGCCTGCTGCGGCCGCTGGCCCGGGTCACCGAGGCCTGCTGCAAGTCGCGCATGCGCTGGATGACGGGCGACGTGGGGACGCGCGCGGTGGCGGGCTTGTGCCTCGCGGTGTGCATCGTCATGCCGCCGCTGGAAGTGGTGCCGATGGCCAATTCCATCTGCGGCGCGGTGCTCGCGCTGTTCGGACTGGCGTTGACCTCGCGGGACGGCCTGCTGATGAGCCTGACCCTGCTGCTGGGCGTGTCGGGACTGCTGTTCCTGCTGCTGCCCGCCTGA
- a CDS encoding fumarylacetoacetate hydrolase family protein, protein MTGIERDLPEDLDRALLVGRVWREGAHPGPSVVVVRQGQVVDITATTPTVSDLLEHPERVQIARTAPGESLGPVAELLASTLAGDLGGAALLAPCDLQPVKAAGVTFAVSLLERLIEEQAGGDASRAETIRQRLHEIIGTDLSRLRPGSPEALRLKADMQARGQWSQYLEVGIGPDAEVFSKAPPMASVGTGAWVGLLPTSEWNNPEPEIVLAVTSRGEVAGAALGNDVNLRDVEGRSALLLGRAKDNNGSCAIGPFVRLLDEHYTIDDVRNADVSLRIEGDDGFVLEGVSHMREISRDPLDLVGQTWGDHHQYPDGFMLFLGTMFSPTQDRAGEGSGFTHLPGDRVRIASPRLGALVNPVGLCTAIPRWEFGVRALYANLAQRGLLR, encoded by the coding sequence ATGACTGGCATCGAACGAGACCTGCCCGAGGATCTGGACCGCGCCCTGCTGGTTGGTCGCGTGTGGCGCGAAGGCGCGCACCCCGGCCCGAGCGTGGTCGTCGTGCGCCAGGGCCAGGTGGTCGACATCACGGCGACCACGCCTACGGTGTCCGACCTGCTTGAACATCCCGAGCGTGTGCAGATCGCGCGCACGGCGCCGGGCGAGTCCCTGGGACCGGTGGCCGAGCTGCTGGCCAGCACGCTGGCAGGCGATCTTGGCGGCGCCGCGTTGCTGGCGCCCTGCGACCTGCAGCCCGTCAAGGCGGCGGGCGTCACGTTCGCGGTCAGCCTGCTGGAGCGGCTGATCGAAGAGCAGGCCGGCGGCGACGCATCGCGGGCCGAGACCATCCGCCAGCGGCTGCACGAGATCATCGGCACCGACCTGTCGCGCCTGCGTCCGGGCTCGCCCGAGGCGCTGCGCCTGAAGGCCGACATGCAGGCGCGCGGGCAGTGGTCGCAATATCTGGAAGTCGGCATCGGGCCCGACGCCGAGGTGTTCTCGAAGGCGCCGCCCATGGCCTCGGTGGGTACGGGCGCCTGGGTGGGCCTGCTGCCCACTTCCGAGTGGAACAACCCCGAGCCCGAGATCGTGCTGGCCGTCACCTCGCGCGGCGAGGTGGCGGGCGCGGCGCTGGGCAATGACGTCAACCTGCGCGACGTCGAGGGCCGCAGCGCGCTGCTGCTGGGCCGCGCCAAGGACAACAACGGCTCATGCGCCATCGGGCCGTTCGTGCGCCTATTGGACGAGCACTACACCATCGACGACGTGCGCAATGCCGACGTGTCGCTGCGCATCGAGGGCGACGACGGCTTCGTGCTGGAGGGCGTGAGCCACATGCGCGAGATCAGCCGCGATCCGCTGGACCTGGTGGGCCAGACCTGGGGCGACCATCACCAATATCCCGACGGCTTCATGCTGTTCCTGGGCACCATGTTTTCGCCCACGCAGGACCGCGCGGGCGAGGGCAGCGGTTTCACGCATCTGCCGGGCGACCGCGTACGCATCGCGTCGCCCAGGCTGGGCGCGCTGGTGAATCCGGTGGGACTGTGCACCGCGATTCCGCGTTGGGAGTTCGGGGTGCGGGCGCTGTACGCGAACCTGGCGCAGCGCGGGCTGTTGCGCTGA
- the rplU gene encoding 50S ribosomal protein L21: MYAVVKTGGKQYRVAAGEKLKVEQIPADIGQEITLDQVLSVGEGDQLKVGTPIVSGAVVKATVLAHGRHDKVKIFKMRRRKHYQKRQGHRQNYTEIRIETITV, from the coding sequence ATGTACGCGGTCGTAAAAACCGGCGGCAAGCAATATCGCGTTGCTGCTGGCGAAAAACTCAAGGTAGAACAGATACCTGCTGACATTGGGCAAGAAATCACGCTGGACCAGGTCCTGTCCGTGGGCGAAGGCGACCAACTGAAAGTTGGCACGCCCATCGTCTCCGGCGCCGTGGTCAAGGCGACGGTTCTTGCGCATGGCCGGCACGACAAGGTCAAGATCTTCAAGATGCGCCGTCGCAAGCACTATCAGAAGCGTCAAGGCCACCGTCAGAACTACACCGAGATCCGCATCGAGACCATCACGGTCTGA
- a CDS encoding IclR family transcriptional regulator, whose product MPTDYEVPALRRAHEILRVLAAAHAPVRPQQLAEACGMPRSSLYLLLDSLAQRRWIEKVRDGYVVGLELMTLGAAYLRQDNLEPAFRHAAALFVERHNEVMQLAMLDGADAVYLAREDARRPVRLVSEIGSRLPAHACALGKALLSSLEDGELDQVLPARLAAVTERTCTDRAALLRELEEVRRTGLARDQEEVAAGLHCHAAYVGRTPQGRRIAISSSVPTDRHDAAHLQAVRTGVAQAARQIAARVVAT is encoded by the coding sequence ATGCCGACGGACTACGAAGTGCCTGCGCTGCGGCGCGCCCACGAGATCCTGCGCGTACTGGCCGCGGCGCATGCGCCCGTGCGCCCGCAGCAATTGGCCGAGGCCTGCGGCATGCCGCGCAGTTCGCTGTACCTGCTGCTGGATTCGCTGGCGCAGCGGCGCTGGATCGAGAAGGTGCGCGATGGCTACGTCGTCGGGCTTGAACTGATGACGCTGGGCGCGGCCTATCTGCGGCAGGACAACCTGGAACCCGCCTTCCGCCACGCGGCCGCCCTGTTCGTCGAGCGACACAACGAGGTCATGCAGCTGGCCATGCTCGATGGCGCGGACGCCGTGTACCTGGCGCGCGAGGACGCGCGCCGCCCCGTGCGGCTGGTGTCCGAGATCGGTTCGCGCCTGCCCGCCCATGCCTGCGCCCTGGGCAAGGCGCTGCTGTCCAGCCTGGAAGATGGCGAACTGGACCAAGTGCTGCCTGCTCGGCTGGCCGCGGTCACCGAGCGCACCTGCACAGATCGCGCCGCCCTGCTGCGCGAGCTGGAGGAAGTCCGCCGCACCGGGCTGGCCCGGGACCAGGAGGAGGTGGCCGCCGGCCTGCATTGCCATGCCGCGTACGTGGGCCGCACGCCGCAGGGCCGCCGCATCGCGATCAGCAGCTCGGTGCCCACCGATCGCCACGATGCCGCGCATCTGCAGGCCGTGCGGACGGGCGTGGCGCAGGCGGCGCGCCAGATCGCGGCGCGGGTGGTGGCGACATGA
- a CDS encoding LysE family translocator produces the protein MQQFLIIAAAHFLALLSPGPDFFLIARTSLSMGWRVATGACLGIAAANGVFIVAAFGGTAVLRADSSLFVFLQLAGSGYLLYLAYLFIRHAGASALIGGPPPRGKDEIEMPGRAAAAWRRAARMGFLSGILNPKNALFYASLAAMLTGPHASAGWKTLYGIWMFGAVLAWDVLVAVAVGNEAVLRRFTRALPWLERLSGIFLLLLALGVVVIVAG, from the coding sequence ATGCAGCAATTCCTCATCATCGCGGCGGCGCATTTCCTTGCGCTGCTGTCGCCCGGTCCCGACTTCTTCCTCATCGCGCGCACCTCGCTGTCGATGGGATGGCGTGTCGCCACCGGGGCCTGCCTGGGCATCGCGGCGGCCAATGGTGTATTCATCGTGGCGGCGTTCGGCGGCACCGCCGTGCTGCGCGCGGACAGCTCCCTGTTCGTGTTCCTGCAGCTGGCCGGCTCCGGATACCTGCTGTACCTGGCTTATCTGTTCATCCGCCATGCAGGGGCCAGCGCGCTCATCGGCGGGCCGCCACCCCGCGGCAAAGACGAAATCGAAATGCCTGGCCGCGCGGCGGCGGCATGGCGGCGCGCGGCCCGCATGGGCTTTCTGTCGGGCATCCTCAATCCCAAGAACGCGCTGTTCTATGCCAGCCTGGCGGCCATGCTGACGGGCCCGCATGCCAGCGCGGGATGGAAGACGCTGTACGGCATCTGGATGTTCGGAGCCGTGCTGGCCTGGGACGTGCTGGTGGCGGTGGCCGTGGGCAACGAGGCCGTGCTGCGGCGTTTTACGCGGGCTTTGCCGTGGCTAGAGCGACTGTCGGGCATCTTCTTGCTTCTGCTGGCGCTCGGTGTTGTCGTGATAGTTGCTGGTTGA
- the rpmA gene encoding 50S ribosomal protein L27, producing MAQKKGGGSTRNGRDSESKRLGVKVYGGQQILAGGIIVRQRGTRVHPGVNVGVGKDHTLFALADGKVKFGHKGALNKAIVSVVTE from the coding sequence ATGGCACAGAAAAAGGGCGGCGGTTCCACCCGGAACGGCCGCGACTCAGAATCGAAGCGACTGGGCGTCAAGGTTTACGGCGGCCAGCAGATCCTGGCGGGCGGCATCATCGTGCGCCAGCGCGGCACTCGCGTGCACCCCGGTGTGAACGTGGGCGTGGGCAAGGACCACACCCTGTTCGCGCTGGCTGACGGCAAGGTCAAGTTCGGCCACAAGGGTGCGCTGAACAAGGCCATCGTTTCGGTCGTCACCGAGTAA
- a CDS encoding AraC family transcriptional regulator, which produces MPATRPVRCQPQDGIHDFWRDAALPYVESRRACHSRACYKPHSHPTYSIGAVDAGTSVFTGAVDGPVRLHPGTVVFVPAMRMHACNPATETAWSYQMLHLDAQWLRAVRAEYAPALGGALLQPEPVRIVHDAQLYRRFCQLNDVLFSTAPAGDKEAALIAFIGDSDGAQGLRVDTPALAAGLAERLLPAMQAVSDAPGEALALQDLARRVGMSRYQFIRAVRAATGMTPHAWQLNLRVNLARDRLRSGARLADLAHHLGFADQAHFQRVFKAYAAVTPGRYQVQRYSPRGAGSARLVCGSRMAGLSRHD; this is translated from the coding sequence ATGCCCGCCACCCGCCCTGTTCGATGTCAGCCTCAAGACGGCATCCACGACTTCTGGCGCGACGCCGCGCTGCCGTATGTGGAAAGCAGGCGCGCCTGCCACAGCCGCGCCTGCTACAAGCCGCACAGCCATCCCACTTACTCGATAGGCGCCGTCGACGCGGGCACCAGCGTCTTCACCGGCGCCGTCGACGGGCCGGTGCGGCTGCATCCCGGCACAGTCGTGTTCGTGCCGGCCATGCGCATGCATGCCTGCAATCCCGCGACCGAGACGGCGTGGAGCTATCAGATGCTTCATCTGGATGCGCAATGGCTGCGCGCGGTGCGAGCGGAATATGCGCCGGCGCTGGGCGGCGCCTTGTTGCAGCCGGAGCCTGTGCGCATCGTTCATGACGCGCAGCTCTACAGGCGCTTCTGCCAGTTGAACGACGTGCTGTTTTCGACGGCGCCCGCAGGCGACAAAGAGGCCGCGCTGATCGCGTTCATCGGCGATAGCGATGGTGCGCAGGGACTGCGCGTAGACACGCCGGCCCTGGCGGCCGGCCTGGCCGAGCGCCTGCTGCCTGCCATGCAGGCCGTGTCCGACGCGCCGGGCGAGGCGCTGGCGCTGCAGGATCTCGCGCGGCGTGTCGGCATGAGCCGCTATCAATTCATTCGCGCCGTACGAGCGGCCACCGGCATGACGCCGCATGCCTGGCAGTTGAACCTGCGCGTCAACCTTGCCCGCGACCGCCTGCGCAGCGGAGCGCGGCTGGCCGATCTTGCGCACCATCTGGGGTTCGCCGACCAGGCGCATTTCCAGCGCGTGTTCAAGGCATACGCGGCCGTCACGCCGGGGCGGTATCAGGTACAGCGATATAGCCCGCGCGGTGCCGGGTCGGCCCGGCTGGTCTGTGGCTCGCGGATGGCCGGCTTGTCGCGGCACGATTGA
- a CDS encoding helix-turn-helix domain-containing protein, translating into MKQARQLRGLTQQALARASGLSQSAIASYENGDRDSSRSARSLAHALDVEVDWLETGKGPMERTPLVYETHGRQSDKHSLREPQAVAWPFSIDPRRFAALSSDQLQFLDKWLEAYLDACQRGAKPPRATKRRS; encoded by the coding sequence TTGAAACAAGCACGGCAGCTGCGCGGCCTCACGCAGCAGGCTTTGGCCCGTGCCAGCGGTCTGTCCCAAAGCGCCATCGCGAGCTATGAGAACGGCGACCGAGACAGCAGCCGCTCGGCGCGCAGCCTGGCCCACGCGCTGGACGTCGAAGTCGACTGGCTGGAAACGGGAAAAGGTCCGATGGAACGGACGCCCTTGGTCTACGAGACGCACGGCCGCCAGTCCGACAAGCACAGCCTGCGCGAACCTCAGGCCGTAGCCTGGCCCTTCTCCATCGACCCTCGCCGTTTTGCCGCGCTCAGCTCGGACCAGCTGCAATTCCTGGACAAGTGGCTGGAGGCCTACCTGGATGCCTGCCAGCGCGGCGCGAAACCGCCGCGCGCCACGAAACGACGCAGCTGA
- a CDS encoding polyprenyl synthetase family protein, producing MDLAALIAPIADDMKAVDAVIRARLNSEVVLIRTIGDYIVGAGGKRMRPAMLMMVARALGYTGTYHQLLAAVVEFIHTATLLHDDVVDESDLRRGRGTANAVFGNAASVLVGDYLYSRSFEMMVEADNMRIMQILSEATTVIAEGEVLQLLNVHDPEVSQERYLQVVRYKTAKLFEAAAQVGAVLAGGTLAQQEAAAAYGRHVGTAFQLVDDVLDYSGDAHALGKNVGDDLREGKPTLPLIRVMEVGTPEQRDLIRTAIETGDADFTAVAAAIQATDALEHTMRAAQEEADRASAALADYPVSVYRESLIEFCAFAVNRDR from the coding sequence TTGGACCTTGCCGCGCTGATCGCCCCCATAGCCGATGACATGAAGGCCGTCGATGCGGTCATTCGCGCCAGGCTGAATTCCGAAGTCGTCCTGATTCGCACCATCGGCGACTACATCGTCGGCGCCGGCGGCAAGCGCATGCGGCCCGCCATGCTGATGATGGTGGCGCGCGCACTGGGTTATACCGGCACCTACCACCAGCTGCTTGCCGCGGTGGTCGAGTTCATCCATACCGCCACGCTGCTGCACGACGACGTGGTCGACGAGTCCGACCTGCGCCGCGGCCGCGGCACCGCCAACGCGGTGTTCGGCAACGCCGCCAGCGTGCTGGTGGGCGACTATCTGTATTCGCGCTCGTTCGAGATGATGGTCGAGGCGGACAACATGCGCATCATGCAGATCCTGTCCGAGGCCACCACGGTGATCGCCGAGGGCGAGGTGCTGCAGCTGCTCAACGTGCACGATCCCGAGGTCTCGCAAGAGCGCTATCTGCAGGTCGTGCGCTACAAGACCGCCAAGCTGTTCGAGGCCGCCGCCCAGGTGGGCGCGGTGCTGGCCGGCGGCACGCTGGCCCAGCAAGAGGCCGCCGCGGCCTACGGCCGCCACGTGGGCACGGCGTTCCAATTGGTGGACGACGTGCTGGACTACAGCGGCGACGCGCATGCGCTGGGCAAGAACGTCGGCGACGACCTGCGCGAGGGCAAGCCCACGCTGCCGCTGATCCGCGTCATGGAAGTGGGCACGCCCGAACAGCGCGACCTGATCCGCACCGCCATCGAGACGGGCGACGCCGACTTCACCGCCGTGGCCGCCGCCATTCAGGCCACCGACGCGCTGGAGCACACCATGCGGGCGGCCCAGGAAGAGGCCGACCGGGCCAGCGCCGCCCTGGCCGACTACCCCGTTTCCGTTTATCGGGAATCTCTGATAGAATTTTGCGCTTTCGCGGTAAACCGCGATCGTTGA
- the proB gene encoding glutamate 5-kinase encodes MTAHTNAVSVAASASRLVAKVGSSLVTNEGRGLDRVAVADWAAQIAALRKLGRQVVLVSSGAIAEGMARLGWSKRPSAMHELQAAAAVGQMGLCQAYEAAFAEHGLRTAQVLLTHEDLADRRRYLNARSTLFALMRLGVVPIVNENDTVVTDEIRLGDNDTLGALVTNLIEADTLVILTDQRGLYSADPRKNPDAQFVSHAQAGDAALEAMAGGAGSGIGTGGMLTKILAAKRAARSGAHTIIASGRERNVLTRLAHGECIGTELRALLPVWSARKQWLADHLRLRGRVVLDDGAVHALLHEGKSLLPIGVTDVQGEFERGDVVACVDAGGRECARGLINYSSADARRIMRQPSARIADILGSMTDPELMHRDNLVVV; translated from the coding sequence ATGACTGCCCACACCAACGCCGTATCCGTCGCCGCCTCCGCCAGCCGCCTGGTCGCCAAGGTCGGTTCCTCGCTCGTCACCAATGAAGGCCGCGGACTGGATCGCGTCGCCGTGGCCGATTGGGCCGCGCAGATCGCCGCGCTGCGCAAGCTCGGCAGGCAAGTGGTGCTGGTGTCCAGCGGAGCCATCGCCGAAGGCATGGCGCGCCTGGGCTGGAGCAAGCGTCCCTCGGCCATGCACGAGCTGCAGGCGGCCGCCGCGGTAGGCCAGATGGGGCTGTGCCAGGCCTACGAGGCCGCGTTCGCGGAACACGGGCTGCGCACCGCGCAGGTGCTGCTGACGCACGAAGACCTGGCCGATCGCCGCCGCTACCTGAATGCCCGCTCTACCCTGTTCGCGCTGATGCGCCTGGGCGTGGTGCCCATCGTCAACGAGAACGACACGGTCGTCACCGACGAGATCCGCCTGGGCGACAACGACACGCTGGGCGCGCTGGTCACCAACCTGATCGAAGCCGACACGCTGGTCATCCTGACCGACCAGCGCGGCCTGTACAGCGCCGATCCGCGCAAGAATCCCGATGCGCAGTTCGTGTCGCATGCCCAGGCCGGCGATGCCGCGCTGGAGGCGATGGCGGGCGGCGCGGGCAGCGGCATCGGCACCGGCGGCATGCTGACCAAGATACTGGCCGCCAAGCGCGCGGCGCGCAGCGGCGCCCATACCATCATTGCCTCGGGCCGCGAGCGCAACGTGCTGACCCGCCTGGCGCACGGCGAGTGCATCGGCACCGAACTGCGCGCGCTGCTGCCTGTGTGGTCGGCGCGCAAGCAGTGGCTGGCCGATCACCTGCGCCTGCGCGGCCGCGTCGTGCTGGACGACGGCGCCGTGCATGCCCTGCTGCACGAAGGCAAGAGCCTGCTGCCCATCGGCGTGACGGACGTGCAGGGCGAATTCGAACGCGGCGACGTAGTGGCGTGCGTGGACGCCGGGGGCCGCGAATGCGCGCGCGGCCTGATCAACTATTCGTCGGCCGATGCGCGGCGCATCATGCGCCAACCCTCGGCCCGCATTGCGGACATCCTGGGCAGCATGACGGACCCCGAGCTGATGCACCGCGACAACCTGGTCGTGGTCTGA
- the obgE gene encoding GTPase ObgE produces MKFVDEATIEVIAGKGGNGASSFRREKFIPKGGPDGGDGGRGGSIFAVADRNINTLIDFRYARLHRAKNGENGRGSDQYGAAAPDITLRVPVGTVVHDADTGEVLFDMNRHGQQVTLAAGGQGGLGNLHFKSSTNRAPRQWTPGKEGEQRRLRLELKVLADVGLLGLPNAGKSTLISRISNARPKVADYPFTTLHPNLGVVRTSPSRSFVVADIPGLIEGASEGAGLGHLFLRHLARTRVLLHLVDIANPDPDVDPIGQAVIDARAIVEELRRYDPELAAKPRWLVLNKLDMVSDPQAARERFCAEFGWDGPVHIISGLNGDGTQDLIWALQDYLDEENRKDQIAQDKAEGTYVHEDPRFDTTRSDAQASPPPRGDDE; encoded by the coding sequence ATGAAATTCGTAGACGAAGCCACCATCGAGGTCATCGCCGGCAAAGGCGGCAATGGCGCGTCGAGCTTTCGCCGCGAGAAGTTCATTCCCAAGGGCGGCCCGGACGGCGGCGACGGCGGGCGCGGCGGCAGCATCTTCGCGGTGGCCGACCGCAACATCAACACGCTGATCGATTTCCGCTACGCGCGGCTGCACCGCGCCAAGAACGGCGAGAACGGCCGCGGCTCCGACCAGTACGGCGCGGCGGCGCCCGACATCACGCTGCGCGTGCCGGTCGGCACCGTCGTGCATGACGCCGACACCGGCGAGGTGCTGTTCGACATGAACCGGCACGGCCAGCAGGTCACGCTGGCGGCCGGCGGCCAGGGCGGTCTGGGCAACCTGCACTTCAAGTCCAGCACGAACCGCGCGCCGCGCCAATGGACGCCCGGCAAGGAAGGCGAACAGCGCCGCCTGCGCCTGGAGCTGAAGGTGCTGGCCGACGTGGGTCTGCTGGGCCTGCCCAACGCGGGCAAGTCCACCCTGATCTCGCGCATCTCCAACGCCCGCCCCAAGGTCGCCGACTACCCGTTCACCACGCTGCATCCCAACCTGGGCGTGGTGCGCACCTCGCCGTCGCGCAGCTTCGTGGTGGCCGACATCCCCGGCCTGATCGAAGGCGCGTCCGAAGGCGCGGGGCTGGGCCATCTGTTTTTGCGCCACCTGGCGCGCACCCGCGTGCTGCTGCACCTGGTGGACATCGCGAACCCGGACCCCGACGTCGACCCTATCGGCCAGGCCGTCATCGACGCCCGCGCCATCGTCGAGGAACTGCGCCGCTACGACCCCGAGCTGGCCGCCAAGCCGCGCTGGCTGGTGCTGAACAAGCTCGACATGGTGAGCGACCCGCAGGCCGCGCGCGAGCGCTTCTGCGCCGAGTTCGGCTGGGACGGCCCGGTCCACATCATCTCGGGCCTGAACGGCGACGGCACGCAAGACCTGATCTGGGCGCTGCAGGACTACCTGGACGAAGAGAACCGCAAGGACCAGATCGCCCAGGACAAGGCCGAAGGCACGTATGTGCACGAAGATCCGCGCTTCGACACGACGCGCAGCGATGCGCAGGCGTCCCCGCCGCCGCGCGGCGACGACGAATAA
- a CDS encoding response regulator transcription factor — translation MSDTLQLVLINDALPGASATPLVHGLQQAGWSVQLADAVTALRVLAEIRMPDAVVLRTASSALYSRVAQVRSCVPVAGLVVMLAGAPADARIAAMDAGADACCHADTNAAEVAAMLRASLRYRGQGGRRSQWRLMARDRVLAGPADQWVPLTLAESRLLKRLLDAPGWLLPRGDRQLGGGRSLDVTVSRLRAKALGLGVQLPLFTVRDWGYMFLADAGAGGWE, via the coding sequence ATGTCCGACACCCTTCAGCTCGTCCTCATCAACGACGCCCTTCCGGGCGCCTCCGCCACCCCGCTGGTCCATGGGCTGCAGCAGGCCGGCTGGTCCGTGCAGCTGGCCGACGCGGTCACTGCGCTGCGCGTGCTGGCCGAAATCCGCATGCCGGACGCCGTGGTGCTGCGTACGGCCTCCAGCGCGCTGTACAGCCGCGTGGCGCAGGTGCGTTCTTGCGTGCCGGTGGCCGGCCTGGTCGTCATGCTGGCCGGTGCGCCGGCCGACGCCCGGATCGCCGCCATGGACGCCGGCGCCGATGCCTGTTGCCATGCCGACACCAACGCCGCGGAAGTCGCCGCCATGCTGCGGGCGTCGTTGCGCTATCGCGGCCAGGGCGGCCGCCGCTCGCAGTGGCGGCTGATGGCGCGCGACCGCGTGCTGGCAGGCCCCGCCGACCAATGGGTGCCCCTGACGCTGGCGGAAAGCCGCCTGCTCAAGCGCCTGCTCGATGCGCCCGGCTGGCTGCTGCCGCGTGGCGACCGGCAGCTGGGCGGCGGGCGCTCGCTGGACGTGACCGTATCGCGGCTGCGCGCCAAGGCGCTGGGCCTGGGCGTACAGCTGCCGCTGTTCACCGTGCGCGATTGGGGCTACATGTTCCTGGCCGATGCGGGCGCAGGGGGATGGGAGTGA
- the dbpA gene encoding ATP-dependent RNA helicase DbpA produces the protein MTSLSFSSLPLSPTQLGNLDSLGYKEMTEIQAQSLPLILQGRDLIAQAKTGSGKTATFGLGILHTLDPARYALQGLVICPTRELADQVAQELRRLARAEANIKILTLAGGTPIRPQVESLQYGAHIVVGTPGRLIDHLERASVDLSALRTLVLDEADRMVDMGFFDDVARIVAACPSPRQTLLFSATYPDDIRKSAARFLKNPVEIRVEAQHDASRIEQHFFEIAPDGRNAAVAQLLNHYRPVSALAFCNTKAQCRELADDLRAQGFSALALHGDLEQRERDEVLVQFANQSCSVLVATDVAARGLDIPSLGAVINVDVTRDPEVHVHRIGRTGRGQENGLALSLCAPHEMQAANLIEQYQGKPLRWSDLKRLAPTSNEPLRAPMVTMVVLGGKKEKLRPGDLLGALTGDAGLTKEQVGKINVADQMSYVALERSVAKAACAKLSNGSIKGRRFRMRLMPG, from the coding sequence GTGACTTCTCTCTCCTTCTCCAGCCTGCCCCTGTCGCCCACGCAGCTCGGCAATCTCGATAGCCTCGGCTACAAAGAGATGACCGAGATCCAGGCGCAAAGCCTGCCGCTCATTCTTCAGGGACGCGACCTGATCGCGCAGGCCAAGACCGGCAGCGGCAAGACCGCCACGTTCGGCCTGGGCATCCTGCACACGCTCGACCCCGCCCGCTACGCTCTGCAGGGGCTGGTGATCTGCCCCACCCGCGAACTGGCGGACCAGGTCGCGCAGGAACTGCGCCGGCTGGCCCGCGCCGAGGCCAACATCAAGATCCTGACGCTGGCGGGCGGCACGCCCATCCGCCCGCAAGTCGAATCGCTGCAGTATGGCGCGCACATCGTGGTCGGCACGCCGGGCCGCCTGATAGACCATCTGGAGCGCGCCAGCGTGGACCTGAGCGCCCTGCGCACGCTGGTGCTGGACGAAGCGGACCGCATGGTCGACATGGGATTCTTCGACGACGTGGCGCGCATCGTCGCCGCCTGCCCCTCGCCGCGCCAGACTCTGCTGTTCTCGGCGACCTATCCCGACGACATCCGCAAAAGCGCCGCGCGCTTCCTGAAGAACCCGGTCGAGATCCGCGTCGAGGCGCAGCACGACGCCAGCCGCATCGAGCAGCATTTCTTCGAGATCGCGCCGGACGGCCGCAACGCCGCGGTGGCGCAATTGCTGAACCACTATCGTCCGGTCTCCGCGCTGGCCTTCTGCAATACCAAGGCGCAATGCCGCGAACTGGCCGACGACCTGCGCGCGCAGGGCTTCAGCGCGCTGGCCCTGCATGGCGACCTGGAACAGCGCGAGCGCGACGAAGTGCTGGTGCAGTTCGCCAACCAGAGCTGCTCGGTGCTGGTGGCCACCGACGTGGCGGCTCGCGGCCTGGACATCCCGTCGCTGGGCGCGGTGATCAACGTGGACGTCACGCGCGATCCCGAGGTGCACGTGCACCGCATCGGCCGCACCGGCCGCGGCCAGGAGAACGGCCTGGCGCTAAGCCTGTGCGCGCCGCACGAGATGCAGGCCGCGAACCTGATCGAGCAATACCAGGGCAAGCCCCTGCGCTGGTCCGACTTGAAGCGCTTGGCGCCCACGTCGAACGAGCCGCTGCGCGCCCCCATGGTGACCATGGTGGTGCTTGGCGGCAAGAAAGAGAAGCTGCGCCCGGGCGATCTGCTGGGCGCGCTGACGGGCGACGCGGGCCTGACCAAAGAGCAGGTCGGCAAGATCAACGTGGCCGACCAGATGAGCTATGTGGCGCTGGAACGCAGCGTGGCCAAGGCGGCCTGCGCGAAGCTGAGCAATGGCAGCATCAAGGGCCGGCGCTTTCGCATGCGATTGATGCCGGGTTGA